One Methanosphaera sp. WGK6 genomic window carries:
- a CDS encoding DUF2357 domain-containing protein: MFEQKIIIHLVDDFGNKLGKLSIRADCYTDYIDNYNVIDNLELFNINIVEYPDTKTPIQYCSNMEKYFANLMFLENTQYQLLFESKDINATYNILYSLNKQNPNFFNEFSFNLSDESTYKFAGTLNFKSYVGKSFIDIQKNNINSILIPIEIRSKKIDYFNQYPAMIADLSKLSSGLIFEVNSPLYQEFELASSTKNTFYEDFMLLEFLFQEENLPSIYEYLIRNPYSQLTTSSEQVPIGMSSHIEVTQLNNIFTNMDNLQKTQKTFTIANKLNGYMPLTIENIRYIDSVDNPENRFFKYFLENISNMIHEMITTCPRGYVQDKLVLFQEEVDYYLSNNLFKNISNMEYIPYNSQVLQKREGYRDILEYFLMFEFSFRISWNELSDKFKGFEKKMSELYEYWCYLKLLQVLNDLSINKINFENIFKINENKWSINIKRGITSKNIFKIEFNRKLIEITTYYNLSFSNKTYYKSYSLTFKPDYTLRIKYKDKEYFIHFDAKYRSEQEINEYYTPIGEKNGNKYNLFKKDDVYKMHTYKDAILESEGAYVLYPGDGFKIYKVSDLIIPSVGAFPLIPGNDRNEENLSIFLQKILQKLLI, encoded by the coding sequence ATGTTTGAACAAAAAATTATAATTCATTTAGTTGATGATTTTGGAAATAAACTGGGTAAATTATCTATTCGTGCTGATTGTTATACTGATTATATTGATAATTATAATGTAATAGATAATCTAGAATTATTTAATATTAATATTGTTGAATATCCTGATACTAAAACACCAATACAATACTGTAGTAATATGGAAAAATACTTTGCTAATCTAATGTTTCTAGAAAATACACAATATCAATTATTATTTGAATCAAAGGATATAAATGCAACATATAATATTCTTTATTCATTAAATAAACAAAACCCCAACTTTTTCAATGAATTCTCATTTAATTTAAGTGATGAAAGTACATATAAATTTGCTGGAACACTTAACTTTAAAAGCTATGTTGGAAAATCATTCATAGATATTCAAAAAAATAATATAAATTCCATACTTATTCCTATTGAAATAAGATCTAAGAAAATAGATTACTTTAATCAATATCCTGCAATGATTGCTGACTTATCAAAATTATCATCTGGTTTAATTTTTGAAGTAAATTCTCCATTATATCAGGAGTTTGAACTAGCTTCTTCCACTAAAAATACATTTTATGAAGATTTTATGTTACTTGAATTTTTATTCCAAGAAGAAAATTTACCATCAATATATGAATATTTAATTAGAAATCCATATTCTCAACTAACTACATCATCTGAACAAGTACCAATTGGAATGTCATCACATATAGAAGTCACTCAACTAAATAACATATTCACGAACATGGATAACTTACAAAAAACACAAAAAACTTTCACAATAGCAAATAAATTAAATGGATATATGCCTCTAACAATTGAAAATATAAGATATATAGATTCAGTTGATAATCCTGAAAACAGATTTTTCAAATACTTCCTTGAAAACATATCAAACATGATCCATGAAATGATAACTACTTGTCCAAGAGGTTATGTTCAAGATAAACTAGTATTATTCCAAGAAGAAGTAGACTATTATTTATCAAATAACTTATTTAAAAACATATCTAACATGGAATACATACCATATAATTCGCAAGTATTACAAAAAAGAGAAGGCTATCGAGATATTCTTGAATATTTTCTAATGTTTGAATTTTCTTTCAGAATAAGTTGGAATGAATTATCTGATAAATTCAAAGGCTTTGAAAAGAAAATGAGTGAATTATATGAATACTGGTGTTATCTTAAATTACTACAAGTACTAAATGATTTAAGTATAAACAAAATCAACTTTGAAAATATATTCAAAATCAATGAAAATAAATGGTCAATCAACATAAAACGAGGTATAACCTCAAAAAACATCTTTAAAATAGAATTCAATAGAAAACTAATAGAAATAACAACCTATTATAACCTATCCTTTTCAAATAAAACCTATTACAAATCATACTCACTAACATTCAAGCCAGACTACACACTAAGAATAAAATACAAAGACAAAGAATACTTCATACACTTTGATGCAAAATATAGGTCAGAACAAGAAATAAATGAATACTACACACCTATAGGTGAAAAAAATGGAAATAAATATAATCTCTTCAAAAAAGATGATGTATATAAAATGCACACATATAAAGACGCAATACTAGAAAGTGAAGGGGCCTATGTATTATATCCAGGAGATGGATTTAAAATATATAAAGTATCAGATTTAATAATACCTTCAGTAGGGGCATTTCCGTTAATTCCAGGAAATGATAGAAATGAAGAAAATTTATCAATATTCCTACAAAAAATACTTCAAAAATTACTAATCTAA
- a CDS encoding DNA adenine methylase — translation MQVDLFNKKIIAAKPFMKWVGGKRQLIDIIESCLPEEILKSGEIKNYFEPFIGGGAVFFYLMSNYHVKKAYISDINKELILTYYVIKKDYETLIDYLRDIEKTFLKLNQNERKDFYLNIRTKFNMNLQTYDFNKYSEDTIVRASQTLFMNKTYESHVF, via the coding sequence ATGCAAGTAGATCTATTTAATAAAAAAATTATTGCCGCAAAACCTTTTATGAAATGGGTTGGAGGTAAACGTCAATTAATAGATATTATTGAATCATGTCTTCCCGAAGAAATATTGAAAAGTGGTGAAATCAAAAATTATTTCGAGCCATTTATAGGGGGAGGTGCTGTATTTTTTTATTTAATGAGTAATTATCATGTTAAAAAAGCATATATTTCTGATATCAATAAAGAATTGATTTTAACATACTATGTTATTAAAAAAGATTATGAAACTCTTATTGATTATTTAAGAGATATTGAAAAGACTTTTTTAAAATTAAATCAAAATGAACGAAAAGATTTTTATTTAAACATTCGTACAAAATTTAATATGAATTTACAGACATATGATTTCAATAAATATTCTGAAGATACAATTGTACGTGCATCACAAACTCTTTTTATGAATAAAACATATGAATCTCATGTTTTTTAG
- a CDS encoding Dam family site-specific DNA-(adenine-N6)-methyltransferase, with the protein MNKTCFNGLFRLNRKGEFNVPYGKYKNPTICDEENITNVHEILKDVTIENKTYTYSEKFIDENSFVYLDPPYRPLSKTSNFTSYSENNFNDDNQKELAQYFSNITRKGAWAMLSNSDPHNTNPDDNFFDDLYSKYTIKRVKAKRSINSKGNSRGEINEILVTNY; encoded by the coding sequence ATGAATAAAACATGTTTCAATGGTTTATTTAGATTGAATCGTAAAGGTGAATTTAATGTTCCTTATGGTAAATATAAGAATCCTACAATTTGTGATGAGGAGAATATTACTAATGTACATGAGATTCTAAAAGATGTGACTATTGAAAATAAAACATATACCTACTCAGAAAAGTTTATTGATGAGAATTCATTTGTTTATTTAGATCCCCCTTACAGACCTCTTAGTAAAACATCCAATTTTACTAGTTATTCTGAAAATAACTTTAATGATGATAATCAAAAAGAATTAGCACAATATTTTAGTAATATTACTAGAAAAGGTGCTTGGGCTATGTTAAGTAACAGTGATCCTCATAATACTAATCCTGATGATAACTTTTTTGATGATTTATATTCTAAATATACTATAAAACGTGTGAAAGCTAAAAGAAGTATTAATTCAAAGGGTAATTCAAGAGGAGAAATTA